From a single Couchioplanes caeruleus genomic region:
- a CDS encoding adenylosuccinate synthase: MPVIVLVGAQWGDEGKGKATDLLGDRLDYVVKFNGGNNAGHTVVIKGEKYALHLLPSGILTPGVTPVIGNGVVVDLAVLFEELDALQARGIDTSRLRISANAHVIASYNRSLDKVSERFLGARRIGTTGRGIGPTYADKMNRLGVRIQDLFDESILRQKVEAALSFKNQVLSKIYNRSAIKPDEVIAELLSYTERLRPMVSDTALELSQAIDDGKVVLCEAGQATLLDVDHGTYPFVTSSNATAGGACTGSGIPPTRVDRVVAVLKAFTSRVGEGPFPTELHDQTGDYLREVGHEYGTTTGRPRRIGWLDLVMGRYAQRINGVTDFVLTKLDNYDGLDEIEVCVAYEVNGVRHDEMPVSQSDFHHAVPIYETLPGWKKDISGARHFDELPENAQRFVEFVESRIGARISVVGVGPGREEVIERHPILSEARR, from the coding sequence GTGCCGGTGATCGTGTTGGTCGGCGCCCAGTGGGGCGACGAGGGCAAGGGCAAGGCGACGGACCTGCTGGGCGACCGGCTGGACTACGTGGTCAAGTTCAACGGCGGCAACAACGCCGGCCACACCGTGGTGATCAAGGGCGAGAAGTACGCCCTGCACCTGCTGCCCAGCGGCATCCTGACCCCCGGCGTGACCCCGGTGATCGGCAACGGCGTGGTGGTCGACCTGGCCGTGCTGTTCGAGGAGCTCGACGCCCTCCAGGCGCGCGGCATCGACACCTCCCGCCTGCGGATCAGCGCCAACGCGCACGTCATCGCCTCGTACAACCGGTCGCTGGACAAGGTGAGCGAGCGGTTCCTCGGGGCGCGGCGCATCGGCACGACCGGCCGCGGCATCGGCCCGACGTATGCGGACAAGATGAACCGCCTCGGCGTCCGCATCCAGGACCTGTTCGACGAGTCGATCCTCCGGCAGAAGGTCGAGGCGGCGCTGTCCTTCAAGAACCAGGTGCTGTCGAAGATCTACAACCGCAGCGCGATCAAGCCCGATGAGGTGATCGCGGAGCTGCTTTCGTACACGGAACGGTTGCGGCCGATGGTGAGCGACACCGCGCTGGAGCTGTCGCAGGCGATCGACGACGGCAAGGTCGTGCTCTGCGAGGCCGGCCAGGCGACGCTGCTCGACGTCGACCACGGCACCTACCCGTTCGTGACCAGCTCCAACGCCACGGCCGGCGGCGCCTGCACCGGCTCTGGCATCCCGCCCACCCGCGTCGATCGGGTGGTCGCGGTCCTGAAGGCGTTCACCAGCCGCGTCGGCGAGGGCCCGTTCCCCACCGAGCTGCACGACCAGACCGGCGACTACCTGCGCGAGGTCGGCCACGAGTACGGCACCACCACGGGCCGCCCGCGCCGCATCGGCTGGCTCGACCTGGTGATGGGCCGGTACGCGCAGCGCATCAACGGGGTCACCGACTTCGTGCTGACCAAATTGGACAATTACGACGGACTGGACGAGATCGAGGTCTGCGTCGCGTACGAGGTGAACGGCGTACGGCACGACGAGATGCCGGTCAGCCAGTCGGACTTCCACCACGCCGTGCCGATCTACGAGACGCTCCCCGGCTGGAAGAAGGACATCAGCGGCGCCCGCCACTTCGACGAGCTGCCGGAGAACGCGCAGCGCTTCGTCGAGTTCGTGGAGAGCCGCATCGGCGCCCGCATCTCGGTCGTCGGCGTCGGCCCGGGCCGCGAAGAGGTCATCGAGCGCCACCCCATCCTCAGCGAGGCCCGGCGATGA
- a CDS encoding diacylglycerol kinase family protein, producing the protein MYDVILLSLAEGSTGGGACGSACGGCGSAEKETCETPRVPVLKCAEALTQAGARVETVVASSDAEIDAVIARFDAEARTDGLAWPDADSKLRLIVATATDGQLRAVMRRLVRRYAPPPSKRPADLADNRTVPDLPPVAILPLDPGNTGDLAAQLGLPRDPAEVAAAVLAGKVRRLDLLRNDGGSVTVDGALVGGVDEAGRAVPWRGRVEVDDAVLSDGSEGIIACAIGNGGAYAEFDGLRLLADGDPTDGRVEVAVAVPVVVKQRFRKPRVRVEVRRARGRAVSVLPRDGELQFLDDGVGGSMNRKRSWWTEPGAWAVYAA; encoded by the coding sequence GTGTACGACGTGATTCTGCTCAGCCTCGCGGAAGGCTCCACCGGCGGCGGCGCGTGCGGTTCGGCGTGCGGCGGGTGCGGTTCGGCCGAGAAGGAAACCTGTGAGACGCCGCGTGTTCCGGTGCTCAAGTGCGCCGAGGCGCTGACGCAGGCGGGCGCGCGGGTCGAGACCGTCGTGGCCTCGTCCGACGCCGAGATCGACGCCGTCATCGCCCGGTTCGATGCTGAGGCCCGTACCGATGGATTGGCCTGGCCCGACGCGGACAGCAAGCTGCGCCTGATCGTCGCGACCGCGACCGACGGGCAGTTGCGGGCCGTCATGCGACGGCTGGTCCGGCGGTACGCGCCGCCGCCGAGCAAGCGGCCGGCCGACCTGGCGGACAACCGTACGGTCCCGGACCTGCCGCCGGTGGCGATCCTGCCGCTGGATCCCGGCAACACCGGGGACCTGGCCGCCCAGCTCGGGCTGCCCCGCGATCCGGCGGAGGTGGCCGCGGCCGTCCTGGCCGGCAAGGTGCGCCGCCTCGACCTGCTGCGCAACGACGGCGGATCGGTCACTGTGGACGGTGCGCTCGTCGGCGGGGTGGACGAGGCCGGACGCGCCGTGCCGTGGCGCGGACGGGTCGAGGTCGACGACGCGGTGCTGTCCGACGGTTCGGAGGGGATCATCGCCTGCGCGATCGGCAACGGCGGTGCCTACGCAGAGTTCGACGGGCTGCGGCTGCTCGCCGACGGCGATCCGACCGACGGCCGGGTCGAGGTCGCGGTGGCGGTCCCGGTCGTGGTCAAGCAGCGTTTCAGGAAGCCTCGCGTACGCGTGGAAGTGCGCCGTGCCCGCGGCCGAGCGGTGTCGGTGCTCCCCCGCGACGGCGAACTGCAGTTCCTCGACGACGGCGTGGGCGGATCGATGAACCGCAAACGTTCATGGTGGACCGAGCCCGGCGCCTGGGCGGTGTACGCAGCATGA